One part of the Anopheles merus strain MAF chromosome 3L, AmerM5.1, whole genome shotgun sequence genome encodes these proteins:
- the LOC121600686 gene encoding NAD kinase-like isoform X2 yields MAEMHENDDFMADLVRFNHHPSAHHHHHQNHHNHLHHMFGSSGHQQQQQQQQNNHRHHQSNGAGGGYSPSAEDDIPADEDQLLLWRPKRRTRSLNAPSPFQQFGPCGRIMKNSAMVMQIQDPASQRLTWYKPPLAVLVIKKVRDSKVLQPFVQLVEWLIHEKHMVVWVEAAILDDALLTGDKRFTKLQDKLITFKDGRDDLTDKIDFIICLGGDGTLLYASLLFQKSVPPVMAFHLGSLGFLTPFQFDNFQEQVTNVLEGHAALTLRSRLRCIIVRKDKTEQEISTFKSSQDPSTNILVLNEVVIDRGLSSYLSNIDLFLDGKHITSVQGDGLIVSTPTGSTAYSAAAGASMIHPSVPAILVTPICPHSLSFRPIVLPAGVELKIAISPDSRNSSWVSFDGRNRQELLHGDSLHVTTSIYPVPSICAQDQIADWFDSLAECLHWNVRKRQKCLDELSDLTGSGTEDSAIDDIVRGIENLEN; encoded by the exons ATGGCCGAAATGCACGAAAACGATGATTTTATGGCCGATCTGGTGCGGTTCAATCATCACCCGTCGgcgcatcatcaccatcatcagaaTCACCACAATCACCTTCACCATATGTTTGGTAGTAGCggtcatcagcagcagcagcagcagcagcaaaacaaccaTCGCCACCACCAGAGTAATGGTGCGGGCGGTGGCTACTCCCCGTCGGCCGAGGACGATATTCCAGCGGATGAAGATCAGCTGCTCCTGTGGCGCCCGAAGAG GCGCACGCGAAGTTTGAATGCACCGTCCCCGTTTCAACAATTTGGACCATGCGGTCGGATCATGAAAAACTCGGCGATGGTGAT GCAAATTCAGGACCCAGCGAGCCAGCGGTTAACTTGGTACAAGCCGCCGCTCGCCGTGCTGGTGATTAAGAAGGTGCGCGACTCGAAGGTGCTGCAGCCGTTCGTGCAGCTGGTCGAGTGGCTGATCCACGAGAAGCACATGGTCGTGTGGGTGGAGGCGGCCATCCTCGACGATGCGCTGCTGACGGGCGACAAGCGCTTCACGAAGCTGCAGGACAAGCTGATCACGTTCAAGGACGGGCGGGACGATCTGACCGACAAGATCGATTTCATCATCTGTCTCGGGGGCGACGGGACGCTGCTGTACGCGTCGCTGCTGTTCCAGAAGTCCGTCCCGCCGGTCATGGCATTCCATCTCGGGTCGCTCGGCTTCCTCACCCCGTTCCAGTTCGACAACTTCCAGGAGCAGGTGACGAACGTGCTGGAGGGGCACGCGGCCCTCACGCTGCGCAGCCGGCTGCGGTGTATCATCGTGCGCAAGGACAAGACGGAGCAGGAAATCTCAACCTTCAAATCGTCTCAGGATCCGTCGACGAACATACTG GTGCTAAATGAAGTGGTCATAGATCGGGGCCTGTCGTCTTATTTGAGCAACATCGACCTGTTTCTGGACGGCAAGCACATCACCTCGGTGCAGGGCGACGGGCTGATCGTGTCGACGCCGACCGGCAGTACGGCCTATTCGGCTGCCGCCGGCGCCTCGATGATTCATCCGTCAGTGCCCGCCATACTGGTGACGCCGATCTGTCCGCATTCGCTCAGCTTCCGGCCCATCGTACTGCCAGCGGGTGTGGAGCTAAAG ATTGCAATCTCACCGGACAGCAGAAACAGCTCTTGGGTGTCGTTTGATGGTCGAAATCGCCAAGAGCTGCTGCACGGCGATAG CCTTCACGTCACCACCTCGATCTACCCGGTGCCAAGCATTTGCGCTCAGGATCAGATTGCCGATTGGTTCGACTCGCTCGCCGAATGTCTGCACTGGAACGTGCGCAAGCGGCAGAAGTGTCTGGACGAGCTGTCCGACCTGACCGGTTCCGGCACGGAAGACAGCGCCATTGACGACATCGTGCGCGGTATCGAAAACCTCGAGAACTAA
- the LOC121600686 gene encoding NAD kinase-like isoform X4 produces the protein MNGNGLCTTPEESAETREALHEWRTRSLNAPSPFQQFGPCGRIMKNSAMVMQIQDPASQRLTWYKPPLAVLVIKKVRDSKVLQPFVQLVEWLIHEKHMVVWVEAAILDDALLTGDKRFTKLQDKLITFKDGRDDLTDKIDFIICLGGDGTLLYASLLFQKSVPPVMAFHLGSLGFLTPFQFDNFQEQVTNVLEGHAALTLRSRLRCIIVRKDKTEQEISTFKSSQDPSTNILVLNEVVIDRGLSSYLSNIDLFLDGKHITSVQGDGLIVSTPTGSTAYSAAAGASMIHPSVPAILVTPICPHSLSFRPIVLPAGVELKIAISPDSRNSSWVSFDGRNRQELLHGDSLHVTTSIYPVPSICAQDQIADWFDSLAECLHWNVRKRQKCLDELSDLTGSGTEDSAIDDIVRGIENLEN, from the exons GCGCACGCGAAGTTTGAATGCACCGTCCCCGTTTCAACAATTTGGACCATGCGGTCGGATCATGAAAAACTCGGCGATGGTGAT GCAAATTCAGGACCCAGCGAGCCAGCGGTTAACTTGGTACAAGCCGCCGCTCGCCGTGCTGGTGATTAAGAAGGTGCGCGACTCGAAGGTGCTGCAGCCGTTCGTGCAGCTGGTCGAGTGGCTGATCCACGAGAAGCACATGGTCGTGTGGGTGGAGGCGGCCATCCTCGACGATGCGCTGCTGACGGGCGACAAGCGCTTCACGAAGCTGCAGGACAAGCTGATCACGTTCAAGGACGGGCGGGACGATCTGACCGACAAGATCGATTTCATCATCTGTCTCGGGGGCGACGGGACGCTGCTGTACGCGTCGCTGCTGTTCCAGAAGTCCGTCCCGCCGGTCATGGCATTCCATCTCGGGTCGCTCGGCTTCCTCACCCCGTTCCAGTTCGACAACTTCCAGGAGCAGGTGACGAACGTGCTGGAGGGGCACGCGGCCCTCACGCTGCGCAGCCGGCTGCGGTGTATCATCGTGCGCAAGGACAAGACGGAGCAGGAAATCTCAACCTTCAAATCGTCTCAGGATCCGTCGACGAACATACTG GTGCTAAATGAAGTGGTCATAGATCGGGGCCTGTCGTCTTATTTGAGCAACATCGACCTGTTTCTGGACGGCAAGCACATCACCTCGGTGCAGGGCGACGGGCTGATCGTGTCGACGCCGACCGGCAGTACGGCCTATTCGGCTGCCGCCGGCGCCTCGATGATTCATCCGTCAGTGCCCGCCATACTGGTGACGCCGATCTGTCCGCATTCGCTCAGCTTCCGGCCCATCGTACTGCCAGCGGGTGTGGAGCTAAAG ATTGCAATCTCACCGGACAGCAGAAACAGCTCTTGGGTGTCGTTTGATGGTCGAAATCGCCAAGAGCTGCTGCACGGCGATAG CCTTCACGTCACCACCTCGATCTACCCGGTGCCAAGCATTTGCGCTCAGGATCAGATTGCCGATTGGTTCGACTCGCTCGCCGAATGTCTGCACTGGAACGTGCGCAAGCGGCAGAAGTGTCTGGACGAGCTGTCCGACCTGACCGGTTCCGGCACGGAAGACAGCGCCATTGACGACATCGTGCGCGGTATCGAAAACCTCGAGAACTAA
- the LOC121600686 gene encoding NAD kinase-like isoform X5 encodes MKNSAMVMQIQDPASQRLTWYKPPLAVLVIKKVRDSKVLQPFVQLVEWLIHEKHMVVWVEAAILDDALLTGDKRFTKLQDKLITFKDGRDDLTDKIDFIICLGGDGTLLYASLLFQKSVPPVMAFHLGSLGFLTPFQFDNFQEQVTNVLEGHAALTLRSRLRCIIVRKDKTEQEISTFKSSQDPSTNILVLNEVVIDRGLSSYLSNIDLFLDGKHITSVQGDGLIVSTPTGSTAYSAAAGASMIHPSVPAILVTPICPHSLSFRPIVLPAGVELKIAISPDSRNSSWVSFDGRNRQELLHGDSLHVTTSIYPVPSICAQDQIADWFDSLAECLHWNVRKRQKCLDELSDLTGSGTEDSAIDDIVRGIENLEN; translated from the exons ATGAAAAACTCGGCGATGGTGAT GCAAATTCAGGACCCAGCGAGCCAGCGGTTAACTTGGTACAAGCCGCCGCTCGCCGTGCTGGTGATTAAGAAGGTGCGCGACTCGAAGGTGCTGCAGCCGTTCGTGCAGCTGGTCGAGTGGCTGATCCACGAGAAGCACATGGTCGTGTGGGTGGAGGCGGCCATCCTCGACGATGCGCTGCTGACGGGCGACAAGCGCTTCACGAAGCTGCAGGACAAGCTGATCACGTTCAAGGACGGGCGGGACGATCTGACCGACAAGATCGATTTCATCATCTGTCTCGGGGGCGACGGGACGCTGCTGTACGCGTCGCTGCTGTTCCAGAAGTCCGTCCCGCCGGTCATGGCATTCCATCTCGGGTCGCTCGGCTTCCTCACCCCGTTCCAGTTCGACAACTTCCAGGAGCAGGTGACGAACGTGCTGGAGGGGCACGCGGCCCTCACGCTGCGCAGCCGGCTGCGGTGTATCATCGTGCGCAAGGACAAGACGGAGCAGGAAATCTCAACCTTCAAATCGTCTCAGGATCCGTCGACGAACATACTG GTGCTAAATGAAGTGGTCATAGATCGGGGCCTGTCGTCTTATTTGAGCAACATCGACCTGTTTCTGGACGGCAAGCACATCACCTCGGTGCAGGGCGACGGGCTGATCGTGTCGACGCCGACCGGCAGTACGGCCTATTCGGCTGCCGCCGGCGCCTCGATGATTCATCCGTCAGTGCCCGCCATACTGGTGACGCCGATCTGTCCGCATTCGCTCAGCTTCCGGCCCATCGTACTGCCAGCGGGTGTGGAGCTAAAG ATTGCAATCTCACCGGACAGCAGAAACAGCTCTTGGGTGTCGTTTGATGGTCGAAATCGCCAAGAGCTGCTGCACGGCGATAG CCTTCACGTCACCACCTCGATCTACCCGGTGCCAAGCATTTGCGCTCAGGATCAGATTGCCGATTGGTTCGACTCGCTCGCCGAATGTCTGCACTGGAACGTGCGCAAGCGGCAGAAGTGTCTGGACGAGCTGTCCGACCTGACCGGTTCCGGCACGGAAGACAGCGCCATTGACGACATCGTGCGCGGTATCGAAAACCTCGAGAACTAA
- the LOC121600686 gene encoding NAD kinase-like isoform X1 — translation MAYLSDVDLATLHQSRLEERVQYRLSALWTHGAESGRDYQRSLPAVSSSASSSSTSLTMFGDREAAKLTAVKVPTATTTGSSSSNGTVNGAKHPSASDIVNNNVAERCLLEPIGPTLGRSVAKASMERPYHQQQQQQQYNFSGHVIRPRIRSSNSMSSSSSTASNYHLHHQQPHHHASSGGGGKHVEWSDDDHLHDDGYFSSDTRRRRSGTWPRTRSLNAPSPFQQFGPCGRIMKNSAMVMQIQDPASQRLTWYKPPLAVLVIKKVRDSKVLQPFVQLVEWLIHEKHMVVWVEAAILDDALLTGDKRFTKLQDKLITFKDGRDDLTDKIDFIICLGGDGTLLYASLLFQKSVPPVMAFHLGSLGFLTPFQFDNFQEQVTNVLEGHAALTLRSRLRCIIVRKDKTEQEISTFKSSQDPSTNILVLNEVVIDRGLSSYLSNIDLFLDGKHITSVQGDGLIVSTPTGSTAYSAAAGASMIHPSVPAILVTPICPHSLSFRPIVLPAGVELKIAISPDSRNSSWVSFDGRNRQELLHGDSLHVTTSIYPVPSICAQDQIADWFDSLAECLHWNVRKRQKCLDELSDLTGSGTEDSAIDDIVRGIENLEN, via the exons GTAGATCTCGCAACGCTACACCAGTCACGCCTCGAGGAGCGCGTACAGTATCGGCTGTCGGCGCTGTGGACGCACGGAGCGGAATCGGGCCGGGATTATCAGCGATCGTTACCAGCAGTGTCGTCATCCGCGTCATCGTCGAGCACGTCATTAACAATGTTTGGTGATCGCGAAGCGGCAAAGCTTACGGCCGTTAAGGTCCCAACCGCGACCACtacaggcagcagcagtagcaacggCACTGTGAACGGTGCGAAGCACCCAAGTGCTAGTGATATAGTGAACAATAACGTGGCGGAGCGGTGTCTACTAGAACCGATCGGACCTACCTTGGGCAGATCGGTCGCCAAGGCTTCGATGGAACGACCgtaccatcagcagcagcagcagcagcaatacaaCTTTAGCGGTCATGTGATACGTCCTAGGATTAGAAGTAGTAACAGCatgtccagcagcagctcgacTGCATCCAACTATCATCTTCATCACCAGCAGCCGCATCATCACGCAAGCAGTGGTGGAGGAGGCAAACACGTGGAATGGAGCGATGACGATCATCTGCACGACGACGGCTACTTCTCGTCCGACACACGCCGAAGAAGGTCCGGCACATGGCC GCGCACGCGAAGTTTGAATGCACCGTCCCCGTTTCAACAATTTGGACCATGCGGTCGGATCATGAAAAACTCGGCGATGGTGAT GCAAATTCAGGACCCAGCGAGCCAGCGGTTAACTTGGTACAAGCCGCCGCTCGCCGTGCTGGTGATTAAGAAGGTGCGCGACTCGAAGGTGCTGCAGCCGTTCGTGCAGCTGGTCGAGTGGCTGATCCACGAGAAGCACATGGTCGTGTGGGTGGAGGCGGCCATCCTCGACGATGCGCTGCTGACGGGCGACAAGCGCTTCACGAAGCTGCAGGACAAGCTGATCACGTTCAAGGACGGGCGGGACGATCTGACCGACAAGATCGATTTCATCATCTGTCTCGGGGGCGACGGGACGCTGCTGTACGCGTCGCTGCTGTTCCAGAAGTCCGTCCCGCCGGTCATGGCATTCCATCTCGGGTCGCTCGGCTTCCTCACCCCGTTCCAGTTCGACAACTTCCAGGAGCAGGTGACGAACGTGCTGGAGGGGCACGCGGCCCTCACGCTGCGCAGCCGGCTGCGGTGTATCATCGTGCGCAAGGACAAGACGGAGCAGGAAATCTCAACCTTCAAATCGTCTCAGGATCCGTCGACGAACATACTG GTGCTAAATGAAGTGGTCATAGATCGGGGCCTGTCGTCTTATTTGAGCAACATCGACCTGTTTCTGGACGGCAAGCACATCACCTCGGTGCAGGGCGACGGGCTGATCGTGTCGACGCCGACCGGCAGTACGGCCTATTCGGCTGCCGCCGGCGCCTCGATGATTCATCCGTCAGTGCCCGCCATACTGGTGACGCCGATCTGTCCGCATTCGCTCAGCTTCCGGCCCATCGTACTGCCAGCGGGTGTGGAGCTAAAG ATTGCAATCTCACCGGACAGCAGAAACAGCTCTTGGGTGTCGTTTGATGGTCGAAATCGCCAAGAGCTGCTGCACGGCGATAG CCTTCACGTCACCACCTCGATCTACCCGGTGCCAAGCATTTGCGCTCAGGATCAGATTGCCGATTGGTTCGACTCGCTCGCCGAATGTCTGCACTGGAACGTGCGCAAGCGGCAGAAGTGTCTGGACGAGCTGTCCGACCTGACCGGTTCCGGCACGGAAGACAGCGCCATTGACGACATCGTGCGCGGTATCGAAAACCTCGAGAACTAA